Proteins encoded within one genomic window of Manduca sexta isolate Smith_Timp_Sample1 chromosome 18, JHU_Msex_v1.0, whole genome shotgun sequence:
- the LOC115442823 gene encoding equilibrative nucleoside transporter 2, whose protein sequence is MEMTHQVGAEAESLLRPDQRGGVIMPGQRTGRWEAEGEKAPFLRNEPVKLTPAWEATNLPNDTLNLKGIAMDLAPPKDKYHIIFLTLMLHGLGTLTAWNMFITAKDYFVKYKLVNAPDYADNFHPYVGWASQIPNLLFSWFNIFVKIGGNLTTRIVWSLMIEVAIFVFTVVLAMVDSSEWPEVFFWLTMVSVFFLNAFNAIFQNSVYGVAARLPPKYTGAVVLGSNICGTLVVFLSWTSELFDSIRTSAIYYFIGGMFVLLICFDTYFALPLNRYYRYHDTLQQRTLRVNPALAATPQRAAAPATPYGAILAHSWVQLYNIFLTFFVTLTIFPTVHSEIKPNTPDFLGTKFMMITCFLTFNFTAMVGNITASLVQFPNRRWLALFTTIRILFIPFFLLCNYIPDKRTLPIYVTNDWVYWVVSVLMGWSSGHCSSLGMMYVSGTVAPEHASTAGMIGGATLVTGIVAGITFSRFCPIIVTMELWRGI, encoded by the exons ATGGAGATGACGCATCAAGTGGGCGCGGAGGCGGAGAGCCTCCTGCGGCCGGACCAGAGGGGCGGTGTCATCATGCCAGGGCAGAGGACAGGAC GCTGGGAGGCGGAGGGAGAGAAGGCGCCGTTCCTCCGGAACGAGCCCGTGAAACTGACACCCGCGTGGGAGGCCACCAACCTGCCCAATGACACGCTCAACTTGAAAG GTATAGCCATGGACCTAGCACCGCCCAAGGACAAGTACCACATAATATTCCTGACGCTGATGCTGCACGGACTGGGCACGCTCACCGCCTGGAACATGTTCATCACCGCCAAGGACTACTTCGTGAAGTACAAGCTGGTCAACGCGCCGGACTACGCGGACAACTTCCACCCGTACGTGGGCTGGGCGAGTCAGATACCGAACCTGCTGTTCAGTTGGTTCAACATATTTGTTAAGATCGG CGGCAACTTGACGACGCGCATAGTGTGGTCGTTGATGATCGAAGTGGCGATATTTGTGTTCACCGTCGTCCTGGCCATGGTGGACAGCTCCGAGTGGCCAGAGGTGTTCTTCTGGCTCACCATGGTGTCGGTCTTCTTTCTTAACG cATTCAACGCGATATTCCAAAACTCCGTGTACGGTGTAGCAGCCCGCCTACCTCCCAAGTACACTGGCGCTGTGGTGCTCGGCTCGAACATCTGCGGTACTCTGGTGGTGTTCCTCAGTTGGACGTCGGAGCTGTTCGACAGCATTCGCACCTCAGCCATATACTACTTCATAGGCGGCATGTTCGTGCTGCTCATATGCTTTGACACGTACTTCGCGCTGCCGCTCAAT cgCTACTACCGGTACCACGACACGCTGCAGCAGCGCACGCTGCGCGTGAACCCGGCGCTGGCCGCCACGCCgcagcgcgccgccgcgcccgccacgCCCTACGGCGCCATCCTCGCGCACTCCTGGGTGCAGCTCTACAACATATTCCTCACCTTCTTCGTCACGCTCACCATCTTCCCCACCGTGCATTCAG aaaTTAAACCAAACACACCTGATTTCCTGGGCACAAAATTCATGATGATCACATGTTTCTTGACGTTTAACTTCACTGCTATGGTGGGCAACATCACAGCCAGTCTTGTGCAGTTT CCTAATCGTCGATGGCTAGCTTTGTTCACGACGATAAGGATACTGTTCATACCATTCTTCCTGCTATGCAATTACATACCGGACAAACGGACATTGCCCATATATGTCACCAATGATTGGGTGTATTGGGTGGTCTCCGTGCTGATGGGCTGGAGCTCTGGCCACTGCAGCTCCCTTGGGATGATGTATGTTAGTGG CACGGTGGCGCCAGAGCACGCATCCACTGCGGGCATGATCGGCGGCGCGACGCTGGTGACTGGCATTGTTGCAGGCATCACGTTCTCCCGCTTCTGTCCCATCATAGTCACCATGGAGTTGTGGCGCGGCATCTAG
- the LOC115442859 gene encoding uncharacterized protein LOC115442859, whose product MKCLCLLIASAALVHGYSIRDNEIEMPRLRTSDDLLDSVISDCFEAESPMSCLKVKVLSYLDTNAGVTAESARALDSKHIDKVIFERAARILQTNEFRFQLPEFLFQSAEVSYRADKGLDVQFPEDDSNGEARGLLKKKLLLPVLLLLKLKMKALMPILVSIIGIKAIKALILSKLAITLVVGFLVYNLLMKKGAMPMMMMTPTDAPPAPQYGPPASQYGPPASTPAAPQDSYSPQWEPASSGPYSRVWDPSQLAYSSYYPGDSNASASSNQSPSYSSVSSISSSSSSSSSPTY is encoded by the exons atgaaGTGTTTGTGTTTACTTATCGCTTCGGCCGCCCTCGTGCACGGTTACAGCATCAGGGACAACGAAATCGAGATGCCGCGGTTAAGGACAAGTGATGATCTATTGGACAGTGTTATCAGTGATTGTTTCGAAGCTGAGTCACCTATGTCATGCCTCAAAGTGAAAGTTCTCTCGTACCTGGATACCAACGCTGGCGTGACGGCCGAGTCGGCGAGAGCCCTGGACTCCAAGCACATCGACAAAGTGATCTTCGAACGCGCCGCGAGGATTCTGCAGACCAACGAGTTCAGGTTCCAACTACCTGAGTTTCTGTTCCAGAGCGCCGAGGTCTCATACAGAGCTGATAAAGGATTGGATGTTCAGTTCCCGGAAGACGACAGCAATGGCGAAG CTCGAGGCCTCTTGAAGAAGAAGCTCCTGCTGCCAGTGCTGCTGCTGCTCAAGCTCAAGATGAAGGCTCTCATGCCCATCCTGGTATCTATCATCGGCATCAAAGCCATCAAGGCCCTGATCCTCAGCAAACTGGCCATCACTCTGGTCGTTGGATTCCTTGTCTACAACTTACTGATGAAGAAAGGAG CCAtgccgatgatgatgatgacccCGACTGACGCGCCTCCTGCTCCTCAATACGGCCCTCCCGCCTCCCAGTACGGCCCACCGGCTTCGACCCCGGCCGCCCCTCAGGACTCGTACAGCCCTCAGTGGGAGCCGGCCAGCTCCGGCCCCTACTCGCGCGTGTGGGACCCCTCGCAGCTCGCCTACAGCTCGTACTACCCTGGTGACTCCAACGCCTCAGCGTCATCGAACCAGTCGCCGAGCTACTCCAGCGTGTCATCAATCTCGTCGTCGTCGTCATCTTCGTCATCACCCACCTATTAA